The stretch of DNA AGGTTAGTTTTAAAAGATGAGAGTATTATAAGCAAAGAACAATTAGAAAAGCTTGATTTAGTAAAAGGGATGTTTACTAATGGGGGACAATATCAAATAATTTTAGGGCAAGGTATTGTTAATAAAGTATATGAGGAATTTGCAAAGCTTGCGGAAATAAAAGAGATGACAACTTCTGATGTTAAAAGTGCAGCTATGAAAAAGCTTAATCCCTTTCAAAGATTAGCAAGAACTTTATCAGATATATTTGTTCCTATTATACCAGCAATTGTTGCAGCAGGATTACTTATGGGATTACTTGGGGCAGCAGGAAAATTTGGATTAGATCAATATTCAGGTTCATGGTGGTGGTCAATGCTTGACTGGTTTAGTTCAGCAGCATTTATATTTCTACCAATTTTAGTTGCAATTAGTGCCGCTAAAGTTTTTGGCGCTAATCCTTATTTAGCAGCAACTATTGGAGGAATAATGATTCACCCAGCTTTACAAAATGCTTGGACTCAAGGTGAAGGTTATCAAACAATGAGTATATTAGGAATAATAGATATGCCTTTACTTGGTTACCAAGGAACAGTATTACCTATATTGATAGTAGTTTTTGTTATGGCTTATATAGAAAAATCTATAAGAAAGATAGTACCAGAAGTTTTAGATATACTATTAACTCCATTACTAACAGTTTTAATTACAGGTTTCTTAGCTTTAGCAGTTATAGGACCAGCAGCTAATTTTATAGGACATGGTATTAGTACATTTTTAACTTACTCATTAGATAAATTTGGCTTATTTGCAGGGTTGTTATTTGGTGGAAGTTATTCATCAATAGTTATTACAGGAATACATCATAGTTTTCATGCAGTGGAGTTAGGATTAATTGCAGATACAGGATACAACACATTATTACCTATCTGGTCAATGGCTAACTTTGCACAAGGTGGAGCGGCATTAGCAGTTTATTTTATGACTAAAAATGCAAAAATGAAGAGTATTTCATTACCATCAGCAATAAGTGCGTTTGTAGGAATTACAGAAGCCGCAATATTTGGTGTTAATTTAAAATATGTTAAACCTTTTATAGGAGCTGCTATAGGTGGAGCAGTTGCTGGAGCATATGTAGTCTTTACTAAAGTAGCTATGACAGCTGTAGGAGTAACAGGACTTCCAGCATTAACAATAGTAACATCATCATCAATGCTTAATTACATAATAGGCTTAGCTATAGCTTTAGTAGTTTCTTTTGTAGTAACTTATATATTAGGAATTAAAGAGGAAGCTTAATAATTAAGTTAAAGTTAAAATTAAATAATGAATAATAAAGGAATAATTTATAATTAATAGAATTGTAATGAATAAGTTTATTATTCATTATTAACAATTAATTTTAAGCAGGAGGAACATATTATGAAAAAAGTAATTTCAATTGGAGAAGCTTTAATAGATTTTATACCTAAGGAAAAAGGGGTAGCCTTAAAGGCGGTTCAGAATTTTTTTAGGGTTCCAGGTGGGGCACCACTTAATGTTGCTGCATCAGTATCGAAGCTAGGTGGAAAGTCTCAAATTTTAACAAAGCTTGGGATAGATGCTTTTGGTGACAGCATATTAGAAGAGGTAGAACCTTTAGGAGTAGATATTAGTAAGGTAAAAAGAACTAATAAAGCAAATACAGCATTAGCTTTTGTATCTTTAAAAGAAGATGGAGAAAGAGATTTTTCATTTTATAGAAATCCTAGTGCAGATATGCTTTTGGATAAAGAGGAAATTGAAGAAAATGATTTTAAAGAAGGATCCATTTTACATTTTTGTTCAGTTAGTTTAATTGATGCACCTATAAAAGAAGCACATAGAAAGGCAATTGAATTTGCAAAGAAAAATAATTGCTTAATTAGTTTTGATCCTAATGTTAGATTACCTTTATGGGAAAATCCAGAGGACTGCAGAAAAGCTATTATAGAATTTTTACCTTGCGCCAATATATTAAAAGTAAGTGATGAAGAGCTTGAATTTATAACAGGATTAAGTGATGAAGAAAAAGCAATAAAATGGTTATTTAGAGGAAATA from Clostridium chauvoei encodes:
- a CDS encoding carbohydrate kinase family protein, translated to MKKVISIGEALIDFIPKEKGVALKAVQNFFRVPGGAPLNVAASVSKLGGKSQILTKLGIDAFGDSILEEVEPLGVDISKVKRTNKANTALAFVSLKEDGERDFSFYRNPSADMLLDKEEIEENDFKEGSILHFCSVSLIDAPIKEAHRKAIEFAKKNNCLISFDPNVRLPLWENPEDCRKAIIEFLPCANILKVSDEELEFITGLSDEEKAIKWLFRGNIEVIIYTKGTDGAEFITKDKKIFSPSFKVKAEDTTGAGDSFIGAFLYQVSKKDLSLKELIKLEDNEINDILTFCNGTAALTVSKQGAIGALPTKDEVEKLISKR
- a CDS encoding sucrose-specific PTS transporter subunit IIBC; translation: MEKKKSYYKTAESILKFIGGKENIVSAAHCATRLRLVLKDESIISKEQLEKLDLVKGMFTNGGQYQIILGQGIVNKVYEEFAKLAEIKEMTTSDVKSAAMKKLNPFQRLARTLSDIFVPIIPAIVAAGLLMGLLGAAGKFGLDQYSGSWWWSMLDWFSSAAFIFLPILVAISAAKVFGANPYLAATIGGIMIHPALQNAWTQGEGYQTMSILGIIDMPLLGYQGTVLPILIVVFVMAYIEKSIRKIVPEVLDILLTPLLTVLITGFLALAVIGPAANFIGHGISTFLTYSLDKFGLFAGLLFGGSYSSIVITGIHHSFHAVELGLIADTGYNTLLPIWSMANFAQGGAALAVYFMTKNAKMKSISLPSAISAFVGITEAAIFGVNLKYVKPFIGAAIGGAVAGAYVVFTKVAMTAVGVTGLPALTIVTSSSMLNYIIGLAIALVVSFVVTYILGIKEEA